A DNA window from Methylocystis heyeri contains the following coding sequences:
- a CDS encoding heavy metal-binding domain-containing protein, producing MAKVTGLSGNEIYCLARKQLSPGEIVVGNSVNSMGFLGSLGAGFNNLLGGEVSQVTEAIHEGRAASFARMVEEAMRNGASGVAGVTGELRGFSGSTEFLFVGSCVHRAAGGSDRFFTSAGDAQELYCHMDAGYEPINHVFGNVAYSMGLGGSLFGSLKTLLRGEIREYSDIFNHTRHAALGRMVAAARQDGANAVVGVRTTICPWAGAHEMMMAGTAAINPALPPVTYTSPVTSDLTGEELWAMTSLGYAPVKLLISTSVYSLGVTGGFLAAFKSFKRGEINELTSLIHDAREIAIDRIKSEADDLGAEEVIGVKTYISEIGSGLVEFLAIGTAMTKLAGMAVKTPALPAQAIIRDKDTWVDGDFGFSLDRQGQ from the coding sequence ATGGCCAAGGTGACCGGATTGTCCGGCAACGAGATCTACTGCCTCGCCCGGAAGCAGCTTTCGCCGGGCGAGATCGTCGTCGGCAACAGCGTCAACTCCATGGGGTTCCTCGGTTCGCTGGGGGCAGGCTTCAACAATCTCCTCGGCGGCGAGGTCTCCCAGGTCACGGAGGCCATTCACGAGGGCCGCGCCGCCTCCTTCGCCCGCATGGTGGAAGAGGCCATGCGCAACGGGGCCTCCGGCGTCGCCGGCGTGACCGGGGAACTGCGGGGCTTCAGCGGTTCGACCGAGTTTCTTTTCGTCGGCTCCTGCGTCCATCGCGCGGCAGGCGGAAGCGACCGCTTCTTCACCAGCGCAGGGGACGCTCAGGAACTCTATTGCCATATGGACGCCGGCTACGAGCCGATCAACCATGTCTTCGGCAATGTCGCCTATTCCATGGGCCTCGGCGGCAGCCTGTTCGGCTCGCTGAAAACCCTGTTGCGCGGCGAAATCCGGGAATACAGCGATATCTTCAACCATACCCGCCATGCCGCGCTCGGCCGTATGGTCGCCGCCGCGCGCCAGGACGGCGCCAATGCGGTCGTCGGCGTGAGGACGACCATCTGCCCCTGGGCCGGCGCACATGAGATGATGATGGCGGGCACGGCGGCGATCAACCCGGCCTTGCCTCCGGTGACCTACACGAGCCCCGTGACGAGCGATCTCACCGGCGAAGAGCTTTGGGCGATGACCAGCCTCGGCTATGCGCCGGTGAAGCTGCTCATCTCCACCTCGGTCTATTCCCTCGGCGTCACGGGCGGCTTCCTGGCCGCCTTCAAATCCTTCAAGAGAGGCGAAATCAACGAATTGACCAGCCTCATCCACGACGCCCGCGAGATCGCCATCGATCGCATCAAGAGCGAGGCCGACGATCTCGGCGCCGAAGAGGTGATCGGGGTGAAGACCTATATTTCCGAAATCGGGTCGGGCCTCGTCGAATTCCTGGCGATCGGAACCGCGATGACGAAGCTCGCCGGAATGGCGGTCAAGACCCCTGCCCTGCCGGCTCAGGCGATCATTCGCGACAAGGACACCTGGGTCGACGGCGACTTCGGCTTCTCGCTGGATCGGCAGGGGCAGTAG
- a CDS encoding ABC transporter ATP-binding protein, which yields MTTQPLLSVEHISKRFGPVAALEDVSLSVGAGEFFALLGPSGCGKTTLMRLIAGFETPDSGQALLSGRDLFGIPPHRRPINMMFQSYALFPHLNVFENVAFGLRRRGGAGREEISARVDHLLEIVQLQGFGGRKIDQLSGGQKQRVALARALAPGPSLLLLDEPLGALDRKLREETQFQLKDIQRRLKTSFVIVTHDQDEALALADRIAVMRAGAVEQIGSPVEIYQKPASRFVASFVGATNMIEGRISRDGDAVYFEAPFGRLERRGCALPGGAPAALSLRPEQIVVQREGEGVRGVIEDVAFRGETTRLRVGVGGGEALNVSSSKGMVFSLGEAVRLAIAPDAGALFPGSE from the coding sequence ATGACGACGCAGCCCCTTCTTTCGGTTGAACATATTTCGAAACGCTTCGGCCCGGTCGCGGCGCTCGAGGATGTTTCCCTCAGCGTCGGCGCCGGAGAGTTTTTCGCGCTGCTGGGGCCGTCGGGCTGCGGCAAGACCACCCTGATGCGGCTCATCGCCGGGTTCGAGACGCCGGACTCCGGCCAGGCGCTGCTCTCGGGGAGGGACCTCTTCGGCATTCCGCCCCATCGGCGGCCGATCAACATGATGTTCCAGTCCTATGCGCTTTTTCCGCATCTGAACGTCTTCGAGAATGTCGCCTTCGGGCTGCGGCGGCGGGGGGGCGCCGGCCGCGAGGAAATCTCCGCGCGCGTCGACCATCTGCTCGAGATCGTCCAGCTGCAGGGCTTCGGCGGCAGAAAAATCGACCAGCTCTCGGGAGGTCAGAAGCAGCGGGTGGCCCTCGCCCGGGCCCTGGCGCCGGGGCCGTCGCTGCTGCTGCTGGACGAGCCGCTGGGGGCCCTGGACCGCAAGCTGCGCGAGGAAACCCAGTTTCAGCTCAAGGACATACAGCGCCGGCTGAAAACCAGCTTCGTCATCGTCACCCATGATCAGGACGAGGCCCTCGCGCTGGCGGACCGCATCGCCGTGATGCGCGCAGGCGCAGTGGAGCAGATCGGCTCGCCGGTCGAAATCTATCAGAAGCCCGCGAGCCGCTTTGTCGCGAGCTTCGTCGGCGCCACCAATATGATCGAGGGCCGGATTTCGCGCGACGGCGACGCCGTATATTTCGAGGCGCCTTTCGGCCGCCTGGAGCGCAGAGGCTGCGCGTTGCCGGGCGGCGCCCCTGCGGCGCTGTCGCTGCGCCCCGAGCAGATCGTCGTGCAGCGCGAGGGGGAGGGCGTCCGCGGCGTGATCGAGGACGTGGCCTTCAGGGGCGAGACGACCCGGTTGCGCGTCGGCGTCGGCGGGGGCGAAGCCCTGAACGTATCGAGCTCCAAAGGGATGGTCTTTTCGCTGGGCGAAGCGGTCCGGCTCGCGATCGCGCCGGACGCGGGCGCGCTGTTTCCGGGGAGCGAATGA